In Acidobacteriota bacterium, one genomic interval encodes:
- a CDS encoding DUF1998 domain-containing protein, translated as MHVVSRGVGFKKIRFYTNENVGSGDLDLPEQQMHTTSYWLTVPREVLLDVPYSPDDRRDGVSGLAYAMVSIAQLLLMCDRRDIGVSIDTGSGEASGAGDAAPATGDADAHVFLYDNYPGGIGCSAPLYRMHDALLAQTRELIEACPCDVGCPSCVGPVGDIGPRAKRVALELLARLQGTAPSADEVPF; from the coding sequence GTGCATGTGGTGTCGCGCGGGGTGGGGTTCAAGAAGATCCGGTTCTACACCAACGAGAACGTGGGATCGGGCGATCTCGATCTGCCCGAGCAGCAGATGCACACCACGTCGTACTGGCTGACGGTGCCGCGCGAGGTGCTGCTCGACGTGCCGTACTCGCCCGACGATCGACGCGATGGCGTCAGCGGACTCGCGTACGCGATGGTGTCGATCGCGCAGTTGCTGCTGATGTGCGACAGGCGCGACATCGGCGTCTCGATCGACACGGGCAGCGGCGAGGCGTCCGGTGCGGGTGATGCCGCGCCGGCCACGGGCGACGCCGATGCGCACGTCTTCCTCTACGACAACTACCCGGGCGGCATCGGGTGCAGCGCGCCGTTGTACCGCATGCACGACGCGTTGCTCGCGCAGACGCGCGAGTTGATCGAGGCGTGCCCCTGCGACGTGGGATGTCCGTCGTGCGTGGGGCCCGTCGGAGACATCGGCCCGCGCGCCAAGCGCGTGGCGCTCGAACTGCTCGCACGCCTGCAGGGCACGGCGCCGTCGGCCGACGAGGTGCCGTTCTAG